GCAGACGTTCCAGTTCCTCCGGGCTGAATGACGGTACATTCAAAGCGCCCAAATTATCTTCAACCTGCTTCACGTTCTTGAAGCCAGGAATCACGCAGCTGACTTCTTGGTGATCCAGAATCCAACGCATAGAAGCGCGGGCCATGTCCCCCCGTCCTTCAGCGATCCAGGACAAGCCATTCGCAAGCTCTACCCCTTTGGCGAACGGTAAGCCAGCGAAGGTCTCGCCAACGTTAAAAGCCTCGCCATTCGCGTTGAAATTGCGATGGTCATTCGAGCTGAATGTCGTGTCTACCTTGAATTTTCCAGTCAATAATCCGCTTGCGAGCGGAAGGCGTACAAGCAGTCCTACACCCGCTTTATAGGCTGCCGGGAACAATTCCTCTGCCGGTTTTTGACGGAACAGGTTAAAGATGACCTGCAACGCAGACACTCCGGGAACGTCTACACAGAACAGTCCTTCTTCAACCGTCTCCACACTAACACCGTAATGACGGATTTTGCCTTCAGCTTTAAGCTTATCCAATACTTCGAAGACTTGTCCATCTTTAAGAATCGCAAACGGAGGGCAGTGAATTTGATACAGATCAATCCGCTCCCGCTGCAGCCGCTTCAGACTATTCTCACAAAAGCTACGGATCGATACCTCTGAATAGGTGTTCAGGTCATGAATATCGCCAGCACGGCAAAATTTCGTCGCAATATGAATCTCATCTTCTTTGCCCTTCGTCGCTTTGGCAAGCAGTTCTTCGGCATGTCCACCCCCGTATACGTCTGCAGTATCGAAGAAGTTGACTCCTTGCTCCATCGCCGTCTCCAAACCGCGGAGAGCGTCCGAATCATCAGAACTACCCCAGTCTCCTCCGATTCCCCAGGTTCCGAAGCTTACTTCACTGACTTTCAAATCGGTATTGCCCAACTGCCGGTATTTCATCGGTAACCCCTCCCCTGATCTATCGATATCAGAGAGCTTGTCCGTGAACGCGCTCCCACACAGTAATCATATCCAGTGTATATCATAGGTATAGCCTTTGGCTATCGTTGTTGTTCATTTTTATTGAGTTCTTCCTATTAAATAGAAATATGAAATAAAAAATAATCATCTATGATCGCGCATAGCCGCCGAAAATGTGATTTTTTTGTTATGATCTAATCGTATCAAAATGCAGACATAATATCATCTATTCTAATCCACTGCCAACCCCTGGAGCAGTGGCAAGCTTAATCTCTCGCCGATAATTCTGGAAAGTTGTGATAAAACCACTGATCTCGATATCTTCGTATTCACCAAATAACTTTTACGTAACACACTTATGTCCATGAAACGATTCAGACAAAATTCTCTGGATCTGCTCCATTTCCATGATCATCGAGAATGGGGCGCATCTTCCTCTTTACCTCATTAGGAAGGATTTCCCTGCAACTTAACCACCTATTGGTGACTATATGTAGCCCAATTTATTTAGGTCAAGTGTCACTAATCATTCGTAGACATAATATGAATTAGCCAAAAGACGAAAGGAGAAAATCAATGAATCAAGAAAAGTACAGCATTCAAAGGGATACTGATCCCCAATTTTTTCCACATCACGGCCATGAACATATGATGCATCCCCATTTTCATACCTTTGGTCATCATCAACATGTTCAACACCACGTCCACCATCACCACCATTACCATTATCATCATATGATGAGAGATCAAGATACTCCTCAAAGATAGTATTAAAAAAGGATAACTAAAATTTAAGGCGAGAAGAGTTACGCCCGGTTTAACGCTGCATTCATGCAGCCGTGCGTATCATCCCGCCTTTTTCGTTACATCCTATCACTGGAAAACCACAATTCTCAATGCGTCTTACTCCTGCCTAATTGAAATAATACATAAGATGTAAAGGTTTTGTCTCCCTTATATTAATGCATGATTTCTTTCTTATTAACCTTCATGCCAGACAATGACCGATCAAACATGTCAAGAATAAATAAGAATCGTTCGGCTTCACGAAATACGTGATCTGCTAATAAAGGGTGAATGATGCTTTTGATTCGACACTCCTCAATTAAGTCTCGTGCAGTCTTTTTAAAATCGCGCAATGATTTGACTGAAACGCGGTTTTCATCAACAAATTGACTTAGTAATGGATGGGTTTGCGATTGTGGGCGCATGGAACTTAAGTCAATAGCTTGATACATCAGTGTATCAAAATCTTGGCTAAACTCCCTTGCTTGTTCCACTAATTTTCGCTCGGATGGATCAAGTAAATGACCTATAAATTTTGCATGGTCAGCCATGATTTTTAGAAAAAAAACATTTTCATCGATAATCGCATCAGGTAATGGTTCAAGTGTTCCGTTATTGAGTCCTCTAGCCGATTTTTAAAGTATCTTGCTTCTCGGCTAATATGATCTACTAGCAGAGGGAAATTTGTTCCCCCAGGAAGTTGACACCGTAGTATAAGCCCAAGTACCTTTCTCTTAAATGCCCAGATGTGTACAGCGGCATTGTGGACTTCTGAATTAAACTGTCTAATTGTTTGGGGATCAGTATCTGCTTGAAAAGAATATGATCTTCTTTCAATATCTTCAAAGATTGCATTAAATTGATTAGCTTCATTAATTAACTGTGTGTCTTCACACCTAAATCCTAGTCGAAGAAAAAAGGAATGTTCTTTCATAATGCGTGACCAAAAACGTATTTCGTCTAATGATCTGACCACAAAAGGATCCGACAAATCATATCCCACCTTTCAGCACACTAAATAAGACAA
The window above is part of the Paenibacillus lutimineralis genome. Proteins encoded here:
- a CDS encoding aldo/keto reductase; the protein is MKYRQLGNTDLKVSEVSFGTWGIGGDWGSSDDSDALRGLETAMEQGVNFFDTADVYGGGHAEELLAKATKGKEDEIHIATKFCRAGDIHDLNTYSEVSIRSFCENSLKRLQRERIDLYQIHCPPFAILKDGQVFEVLDKLKAEGKIRHYGVSVETVEEGLFCVDVPGVSALQVIFNLFRQKPAEELFPAAYKAGVGLLVRLPLASGLLTGKFKVDTTFSSNDHRNFNANGEAFNVGETFAGLPFAKGVELANGLSWIAEGRGDMARASMRWILDHQEVSCVIPGFKNVKQVEDNLGALNVPSFSPEELERLRKYYENEVAEHIRGVY